A stretch of DNA from Gambusia affinis linkage group LG24, SWU_Gaff_1.0, whole genome shotgun sequence:
TGCTCGTCAGCCTGAACACACCGTCTCTAGTTTGAGATATGGTGAGGGCAGCATTGTGAACGACACATTTTACAATgcgttttaaatgtatttgtgatTTGCATTCAGttgaacaaactgaaaactgtgcacccttaaaaatatgtttttgctttaacagCTGCCACAATTGATCATTTAGATTTAGGTCtaaactttgacttggccattctaACTCGTGAATTTGTGTTTATCTAAACCATTCTGTTGTAGCTTTGGGTGTAAGTTTAGGGTCACTGTCCTGCTGGAAAGTAAACCAACCAACCTCACAGTATGGTGCTGTAGAGATGACAGAGTCTTGTTTGTGTTCCTCCCGCTCTCCTATTTACTATATGCAAAACATAGCATGACCGGCTTagtgtaaaaaaagaaaacaagagtaaaaaatatttattttgagtatttAAGATAACTGAAGTTCAATTGAAATGTGCTGGCGTTTGTGGTTGGAtttgtggcaaaatgtggaaaagtttaaagggaTACAAATACTAAGGAAGCTTAGCTTGTTGCTACCAAAACACGTGTGCACTATTTACTTTGCGCTCTTCTCTCGGCACGGTTATTTCCTCTGATTGTCACCGGCCAATCAAAGACGAGAAAGCGAGGAGAATTTGGGGTTAGACGGATTCACGCTGAGGTTTAATCAGGACCAGGAAGCTCCATAGGATGACAAATTCATCTACATCTGGAAAAGAAGCTGAATGGAGCAGGTCAGATGACCTGGTGATAAATTCTTACAGCAGCAAACCTAGAATCAAGTCAACACATTCCATAATCCAGACCGGACTTGCCCTGCTGGCAGAAAGGCATCTATAGAAGGAGAACATTCCTCTCTGACAGGAAGAGCCAATCAGAACAGAGGCTTACCTGCGTCCTCCTGTACTCTATGAGCTGTGACAGGCCGAAGACCGTCGTGACCGCCACGCCTCCCACCACTGCCGCCTGTTTCAAGGCTCTTCTGAACGCCATGAGCCCTGCAGTGGAAGAAACGGAAACCAAATCGGATCTATCAGCTTTGTGCCCATCAGGTCTGACTCCACTTTGGAagtaaaagcaagaaaaaccaTGCAAAACATTCATCATTTTAGTAGTCCAGTCCAGAAAAATCACCAGAACCTTGgatgactgtttttaaaaaaaactgaaaaactactAAAACCTgcattaattattatatttatatttaagaaCATGAGTTTGTTCTTCAATAGAAGCCATTGTGGGCAGTCTATTCCTTGTTGTACTTCTTACCccaaactttctttaaaatattaaaagctcATAAGAAACTCaactttttaactttcttcATCTACAGCTCATCCCATTAAAACCCATTTGAAGCAGAATGCAAACTAACAACTTTATTAAAcccttttgttttcattcaaaggTCAATTtagttgataaaataaacagtcaACCTGGATCCAGCTAAGTAAACAGATAAGCGGCTCCCGATAGAAAAGATTAAATATATTCCCGCTGATAACGAGTTAACAAACCCTGGAAACAACCAATTATACAAGTCCATCCTCTGTCAAAACTACCGCTGTtacatattaaaacataatcTAATGTGAAATGtctaaggaaaaataaagaactaaaactaaacagagTATTGTATTCTGGGCTTTGATTTAGTCAGATTCAGGTGTAGAAACAATGGCAGCAGATTCATTtgaagatttgtggtgcatttcaACTCAAAAATGATCACtagaatatatgtttttatagtGTTATAAATCTTTACAACAGAACCCTAAATACCACATATAGGCAGCTGTAGACTACACTTAATAACCCTCAGACTGAGAAGAATCGGTTAAAAACGGAGACCTTAAGCAAAagagtgaatatttttcaactATATAGCTTGTGATAAGCGTCACTGTCATCAAACCtcatatttaaagaaactatAGAATGGTAtaagaacaataaatatttttaaaaacgcaCATAAGAAGTCTTATTAGCTGTTTGCCATCTTCTTGGATGCAGCAAATATGTTGAAGAAGCTCAGATGGGATGAAAGCGAAATTAAAACTGCCAACCACCTGAAAACACACCATCCCACAAAATGGTGGaacgtggtggtggcagcatcatgctgtggggatctAGAGTCAGAACATTTGTTTGCGAGTGTGGTGACAAAAAGTGGATATGAATAGTTTTCATGAGAGCAGGGGTTTCCTGGATTAAGCAGTGAGGTCATGGCAAACTCCGTTTAGTTTTAACCACTTTTAGAAAGAAACTTGAGTTTATTACGTCTGTTTAGGAGCTCAATGTGTCTTAATAACTTTAACTGACTTATAACAGCTGCAAGAAACATTCGGCGTTGTATTACACTGTTATATCTGTATCATGGCCACACAAGAGGAAGTTGTAAAACTGTAACCTGCTGTTATGGCTTACACTATTACCCCATCCTGGTTTCATTTAAAGGAGAACCAGCAAGAACTCACAACAAAAGACTTTACATGCATAGTTATAACAGAACAAGCTGTATATTAGGGAATAAAAGACTGAATAACCGTTGAAGTCACACAGCTCTAGAAACAAGAAGGAAGAGGTGTTGCTCTCATTTTGGCTCCAATCCAAACAAGACGGGTTTAAACGTATAATAAGTCCGACTATAAAACTTCGGGGGGAAAAAACCCAACAGACAAGCTCCACTTACAGGAATTCCAGTGTTCCGGCTGAAAATGACGTTAGGTGTGCTTCTGGACGGCTGCTAATCAAACTGTCGCCGTTACTGTCAAGACGAGTACAACCCAGGAAGCTACCTGCGTTACTGCAGAGACGTTTCGCCCCAGCCAATCAAAGCACAGCGCTGCCAGGATCTCCTCCAATGAGATGTGAGGAGAGGAGGGGCCCAGACGGTGACGTATAGGGAGGGAAAGAATGCGTAGCTCTGATCTTCCTCTTGGATAATGAGGAAGAGATGAGAGGAGACGCCAGCTGTCGCTTTCTCTGACTGCAGGAGGCACGCAGGGGAAAGGAAAAGCTCTCACTGTTACGTGCTGGGATTGTTTTAGACTGTGTGGGAACTTGTATATGTCAACAAATCTCTCAAATCCCTTGGAACCGCAGATTATAAACAAAATCTAACTAAAGGCAAAGTTGAAGCTCAGGAGCTTTAAAATTTCACTATAATCAAACGCAACCCTACAGAAGAGATGAACAAAAAGCATAATAGGTGTTATCTAATTTAACCGGTTATTACTAATATAGTAATATTAGTAATAACTGGTTAACGCATTATTAGCttactgtaatgtttttctcattaattAGCATTCAAGCAAAGATTGGcccaaattatatatatatatatatatatatatatatatatatatatatatatatatatatatatatatatatatatatatatatatatatatatatatatatatatatatatatgataaaaaaatatttctgtctttaacaAAATATCCTAATAATTTAtaagcagctgaaaaaaatcacaatgtaaTAGTTTACTGTTTTTGCGCCGTGAATACATCTAATTTGACCATTTTGGCCGCTGGTGTAGATCAAACCATGTTCATGTGttaatggcctagtcaaagtacagactGACTAATTCTAATTGTGGATCTGTGGATAGACATGAAAATTGTCCACAGGTACACTCTGACTGATGTGTAATATCGGAAACACGAATATGAAATTTGTCCAGAACGCATCACGAAATCCATTATCCTACTGACACAATGTAAACTAAACAGCCCAAGATGCAAACTCGGTTTGATTGCTGCTTAGCTGTTGCTTCAGAATCCAACCCAATCTcactcccgactcgtcatatattgatgCATGGGACGTCCGTCCTCCGCTCACACAgaccacccacccacccactccGTCTCTGGACTTGTGCGTAAAGAGGGCTTGGCACAAGACACCGCAGCGCGTAAACAAAAGCACATTGTCAGCGCCGCTGCTGCCCAGTCTGCCCAGGTGAAGTGAGCGGTCATTCCTACTGGTCTGAACAGACAGCGGACTTCACGCGgattggattatttttgtgattCGGAAGCCTCGCGTGGACGAGAGCAAATTCGACCCTTTAAAGGTTGCAAACAATCTATCTCCTTCAAGCTGGAGAACCAAGAGAGAAATTAAGTCTTTTTTGGAAAACAGCACTTAAAGGTAAATTCTCGCTTAATGACTtccatttttcagtttcttagtCGTTTCAAGTATTTAGGAATCAACCAGAATACAGTAAAATTAGCAgatgatgaaatattttacttccCTTGTCAGGTTTACGCGTGGTAAAGTTGAAcgtgtgtgttttcaggaggTCATGCCGTGCGTCCAGACCCTGTGTAGCTCCTCGCCACAAGGCGCCAGCCCCGCGTCTCAGAGCGCCGCCGCTGAGTGCAGCTGCGACTTCCTCACGCCGGAGTTTGTCAAGTTCAGCATGGACCTGACGAACAGCGAGCTCTCGGCCGCCTCATCCGGACCCGCTTTCGGCAACTCCGCGGACGGCTACGGCGCCGGTTACGACGCGAAGCCGCCATGCGTCTTCCAGATGCCCGCGGTCCAGGCGGAGCTGCCGTGCGTCAAAGTGGAGGATGTGCACGGATGTCCGCGCTATCAGACTCCCCTGCAGTCATCCCCCTCCTCGGATGACTTGCTCTCCTCCCAGAGCTCCGTGTATTACTACCGCGCGCCCTCACCGCACAGCTTCCACCCGCCACATGGACACATCTGGGAGGATTCCGGCTCTCTGTACAAAAACGCGCTTTCCAggttttccttgttttctctGAAGCACACGCCGCACGGCACCCAGAGCTTCCCCACCTGCCAGGTGAAATTTGACGTCTCCATGAACTTGGACGCGGGCGGTGGCGGGTCGCACCACCAACAAGGGAAAGCCCTCGGAATGGGCTTCCCTCGCCCTCTCCAGTTCTCCCACAGCCACCACTTTATGGAATACCAGAGCTCTGTCGGAGTCGCGCGAGGAGCGATGAGCTCGGAGGGGCTGTGCGCGGTGTGCGGGGACAACGCAGCCTGTCAGCATTATGGAGTCCGCACCTGCGAGGGCTGCAAGGGCTTCTTCAAGGTTTATGGACTTCTgatcttgaattattattattattattattattattattattattattatcagaaTGTAGTTTTAATCATGCAAAGTTGAAAAATTCCCAGACATGGTAATGCTGttgatttgaaataaatgaagaaaaaaaaaaaaaaacaacaagaaaaatacCCAGAGGATGACTTGATTTCCATTTGAAATTGGATATTAAATTCCAGATGCTCCTGACAGGTGATACATTCTGTATGAAAGTGGGCGCCAACATGCCATGAATTGCAAAGTGGAACCCCCCCATCCCACACCCCTGTATCTTCCAGAAACATAATCCCAGGCGATTCTCAAAATTATGAATGACCACGACCTGGTGTTTACCCAGACTGCCCCTGTCTGCCTGTTGAATCTATTTTCCACCGCCTCAGACGGCCCAAAGGAGCAAAAAGGTCCTGCTGATGAGTTCCAAAGGGCAGCTTAGACCTTTTGTACGTTCACGTTCATGCTGGTGCACTTTGGgctcagaaatgaaaaattctGCTTCCAAAAAAATGCACCACATTCTGTCGGTAAACCacattgtcaccttcctaaaataatggcccgAAGCATTGTTTTGCCAAACGTGATTTTGGCAACAAAGAAATCACCACCATTTTTTTAGGAAGCTGTTGATTTCCTAGTGTAGGATTAGGGTCGGGGTTTGGCAGACTTGTGTCTTGAGAGTATGAAAGAAATGTCTCTCTCATGTTATCtatttgcttccttttttatCGGTGCAGCGAACGGTGCAAAAAAATGCCAAATATGTGTGCCTGGCTGCAAAAAGCTGTCCTGTGGACAAGCGACGGCGGAACCGATGCCAGTATTGTCGCTTCCAGAAGTGCCTGGCGGTGGGAATGGTCAAAGAAGGTATTCCCACGGCAACACAGTTCCTACTCCAGTCCTCAAATGACACCGTCCCACAAACATTCCAGAGGTATCCCCGTCAAAAAGACCTCTTCGGCCTATAGAGTTCAGTGAGATCTGGTTATTAGCCACTTCTAAGATTCAGTTCAGTTGGACTGGGGATTCATCTGAAAGTTGCAAGACAGTGAATCTTTGTGACTGGAATTGGAGACCGCTGTAAGAATCTGCAacttaaaaattttataaatgccctttttttttcctacagtgGTGAGGACAGATGGTCTTAAAGGCAGAAGAGGTCGTCTACCGTCCAAGCCTCGAGCTTTGCCAGACTCGTTTTTACCTGGCAGCACCCTTCTGAGTGCTGTGGTTAGGGCACATATAGAGTCAAATCCTCCAGCGTCTCGCCTGGACTACTCCAAAGTAAGTCGCTCCACACCAATCAGCCTTAATGTCACACGTTGTCAATTAAACGCATAATAAAGTCGCAGCTGTTGTTCCTTCTGACCCACAAGTTCAAGGAGAGTCCAGGTGACCCGCTGGGTGACGATGCTCAACACGTCCGACAGTTCTACGACCTCTTGATGAGATCGATGGAAGTCATTCGGAGTTGGGCGCAGAGGATCCCAGGTTTTTCCACCCTACCTAAACACGACCAAGACCTCCTCTTCTACTCAACCTTCCTGGAGCTGTTTGTCTTGCGGCTGTCGTACAGGTAACAAATACACCCTTTTCAAACCCTAAGCTGGTTTCCATGTTGCCTTTGATTTGATCCCTGTCCCTGATTTGAAGTGTTTGCCCAACAACTGGAAGGACGGGCCTAATTGTGCAACAGCCCGGTACGGTTTGCATTCACAAAAACCATTTCTTATCATTTCAGATCCAACCCAGAGGAGGGGAAGCTGATCTTCTGTGATGGGTCGGTGTGGCATCGGCTACAGTGCCTGCGAGGCTTCGGGGAGTGGATTGACGGGATTGTTGAGTTCTCCGCCAACCTGCAGAGGATGAACCTGGACGTTTCCACCTTCTCCTGCATCTGCACCCTAGCTTTACTCACCGGTGGGCAAACAATTTGTGCACATTCAGTTGCTTCAATCTGTCAGTCAATTTCTTTTGTGTGATTTGACCCTTTTTaaagtatgttttgtttgtgcctGAACATTTCACCCCAGGTATGAAGATGAGTGATTAATAGCCAAAAAATAAGATTTGCAGTAGCATGATTAGCTGAGTAGTGTCAAAAGTCGACAGCAAGCCATCATCTTATCTTACAGATTTATTGATTCAACATGTAATATAGAGGTACAAACATGTATGGGATTATACCTTTAGTAAAGAGTAGATAAACAATTCAAGAAAGGGGTTGGTAAAGTCATTAAATTGTTGAATGGTTTGTTATCATTCACTGGCAACACTGGTTTTAGTAATAATGGGGGTAAACTGGTTAATAAATAGCTAAAAGTAAACTTAAAACCATTTGACTTAAAGGAAAAGCTGATGTTTACGCAAATACTTTAAACCggctaaaataaatccaatattGATTTAATAGCAACAGATAGATGAAAcctcaataaaaacatataatagATTGATTCAAAcctgaaactttattttgttttcagcattCATGACCAGAATACATAGCCTAGTTAGCTTAATATAGACAAAAATATCGAACATGGTATAAAGGGATAAAgagtattttaattattatatttttattaactggATATTTGGAGTGAATTATAAATTCTCAGTTACAAGTGAATACACCTTCTAggtgtaaaaaaacccaaacatattTCGGCTTAAAATATCAAAGCATTTATCAATAAATTACCACATTTCTCATTGATGTATCCTATCGAGAAAACTAACATTTGTCAAAAACCCAaaggagaaattaaaataatatgagTGACATTGGACATTAATGTTTACTTCAGATAAATTCGAATGAAGATCAAAATGCTTAATGTGGGGTGACATCAATAGTGAGCAGATATCGGTGACGTAACCAAGTTTAAGCTAAAATGCCTAAATATGCCTAGTCCGTGCAAAATATAGAGACACATATATGATATGTGTGAAGATGTGAAGTTAAGAGGTTACTTAACAAATTAAACTATCCTTACAGTAGTAAAAATATGGTTAGCTAAAACAAGATTTGGCTAACAATTagctaaaagtaaaaacctgGTGTTTTTTAAGACACTTGTTTATAATAGCAACATATATGGTTGAAAAGGCCGGTTAAAGAATGGGGGTTTTCCGAgtctttaaaacagtttatttttgatgtcaGCTAAAATGAAACCGAATATTTAGTCCACCTTGCGTTTACAAATGCAGCTTTTTTAGGTGTCAGAAAACCACTGAAAACTCCATCTGATGGGTAGAATTATATTCTCGTAGCctattttttccagaaaaagtacatttactAATTTCTTCTCCGCAGTCTACAAAATGATTAAAGATCTCCTTGTGGTtgttgctaatgctaaattTGGAACGCTCAGAGCGCCACGGGCTGAAGGAGCCAAAGCGGGTCGAGGAGCTGCAGAGCAACGTGGTCAGGTGCTTAAAAGACAACGAAGCCGCCGGTCCGGATGGAGGCGGCCCGAACCGCTGGTCCAACCACCTGTCCAGACTTCTGGAGAAGCTGCCAGAACTTCGCACTTTGTGCATCCAAGGCCTGCAGAGGATTTTCTACCTGAAGCTGGAGGACTTGGTGCCGCCGCCGGCTGTGATAGATAAGTTATTCCTGGACACGCTGCCAttttagagacttttttttttttctttaaaaaaaaacaacaacaaacagatgGAGGACTTTGACTTCTTCCTTCTGAAATCATCAGTGATTCCTGGCAGTCTGAAGTCTTTGCTCAGCCTGAATACGGTTTAAGAATTAAAATTCATGTTGCTGGGTGAGTTTTTGGGCCAAACAATTTGGAGAAAGCTGATGAGTTTTGCCCACAGGACATTTGCAACTTTTTATACAGTAACTGTAAATTAAGCACAGCTACATGTGTGAACACATTTTCCTGCCtgtaaaaaagcattttgataCAAAACAAGCACTTCTTTTTTCATGCTTCTATTTATTAGTGAATTGTTAAGTATTATTAGTTACAAAATGGTTCGCTGTGTTCAGTCTGACAGTCATGTCCATAATTTAATAAAGGGCAAAGTtcaaattatgttgtttttttttctgattgacCTACTTTTATtcaaacctcaatgtattttattgagatttcacATGAGTGGAGCATAAATGTTATGTGgggaaataaacaataatgtttttttaaataacaagcATCTTGCTGTAGGAATTTtttatatcagatttttttccccccacttttcactgcaaaacagccaaaattTAGTCAGCTTggctagattttttttagatccTGCCATATATTGTCAACTGGATTTACgcttggactttgactaggcatTTCAAATGCATGAAAATATTGTGATCTAAACTGTTCTATTGGAACTCTGGCTGTTTCTCCAGGTTCCAAGGCTTGTTAAGCTTTGCCTCCAGCCCTTTCTCTAACTCCATCCATCCTACATCttccagcatgatgctgccactaccatgatTAACAGTGTGGGCATATTCAGTGTAACTTTTCTACCGTATTGAACTTCCCAGACAAAGTATAAAATAGTCTTACAAGACATTGCATGTCAAATTAAAATCCTGCAATcacaaaatacacacagagGCAATTTTCagataatatttttaagttgtcATTTTTGTAGGGTGCATATGGGCGTTTGCTCAGGGTGGTATTAGAAAGGGGATGCAAAAATccaaagcaacaagaaaaattactctgaacaggttttctgttgctttactATATGTGCAGTCAATGCAGAATTGGCTCCCCATTGTTTTGTGTGGGTACTTTAAatttacagcattttaaaagattttcagttGACAGGAACGACTGCTGTGCACAGAAATTTAAAGACTACACAAAGAGGACAttcaaatctatttaaaaaaaaaacgtgtttgcatttggttttatttctatatataaaaagaaagaaagccaaAGAGATATGAATAGCTACGTGCTGCCATCCTCAAAGCATGGATTTTTCTTCGCTCCATAACGTGTTTTCAGAGCCGTCGGCCGGCTGACCTTTCTGCAGCCCCCGCGGTCAGATGTGACATTAAAGACATCAGTTTCTGCTGCCGTCCTCGAGAGATAAGGCCTCCGAATTCAGCAACGAGACAAAAACCAGCGCCGGCAAAACGAGTCGTTTCATCCGCTGCTGATCTGTCTctgtgaaaatctgaaaacaaaaagtaaaatagaatACTCAAACATCAACCAAAACTTGTTGTGAAGCAGATCTGCAGATTAGAAATAATCtatctctgttttcttctctgtctggGGAGGGGAAGGCAGATGCTCCTATGAAGGTTTTAAGAGATCAATATTCTATTCAGTGCCAGTTTGGTGTGCAGAGACGGAAATGAATCAATAACTTTACCTGGGATACGTCCAATTTATCCTGGTGACGACGGGTTGGATTTTAACATGAACCTTCTCAGAGTTCATACAAACtgtattaaaacaacaaagtgaaCGTTGCCACCGGGAGTTTCTTTCACTCAAATATCACTTACAAGCGTTTGCTCTAAAGACGGCAAAATGAAACACCGTGTTGGGGCGAGTACATGTGGTAGATTGTAGAAAGTATGGTTAAggatttgtatattttatttgttttttaatgaatacTTTTGGGATTCACTGTGTATCAGGATTCTAATCTGcaaaactgaagtttgtggttttggtGT
This window harbors:
- the LOC122827374 gene encoding nuclear receptor subfamily 4 group A member 2-like isoform X1, with the translated sequence MMPAVTDVHKSGTKYHQRPDAVKEVMPCVQTLCSSSPQGASPASQSAAAECSCDFLTPEFVKFSMDLTNSELSAASSGPAFGNSADGYGAGYDAKPPCVFQMPAVQAELPCVKVEDVHGCPRYQTPLQSSPSSDDLLSSQSSVYYYRAPSPHSFHPPHGHIWEDSGSLYKNALSRFSLFSLKHTPHGTQSFPTCQVKFDVSMNLDAGGGGSHHQQGKALGMGFPRPLQFSHSHHFMEYQSSVGVARGAMSSEGLCAVCGDNAACQHYGVRTCEGCKGFFKRTVQKNAKYVCLAAKSCPVDKRRRNRCQYCRFQKCLAVGMVKEVVRTDGLKGRRGRLPSKPRALPDSFLPGSTLLSAVVRAHIESNPPASRLDYSKFKESPGDPLGDDAQHVRQFYDLLMRSMEVIRSWAQRIPGFSTLPKHDQDLLFYSTFLELFVLRLSYRSNPEEGKLIFCDGSVWHRLQCLRGFGEWIDGIVEFSANLQRMNLDVSTFSCICTLALLTVYKMIKDLLVVVANAKFGTLRAPRAEGAKAGRGAAEQRGQVLKRQRSRRSGWRRPEPLVQPPVQTSGEAARTSHFVHPRPAEDFLPEAGGLGAAAGCDR
- the LOC122827374 gene encoding nuclear receptor subfamily 4 group A member 2-like isoform X3 is translated as MPCVQTLCSSSPQGASPASQSAAAECSCDFLTPEFVKFSMDLTNSELSAASSGPAFGNSADGYGAGYDAKPPCVFQMPAVQAELPCVKVEDVHGCPRYQTPLQSSPSSDDLLSSQSSVYYYRAPSPHSFHPPHGHIWEDSGSLYKNALSRFSLFSLKHTPHGTQSFPTCQVKFDVSMNLDAGGGGSHHQQGKALGMGFPRPLQFSHSHHFMEYQSSVGVARGAMSSEGLCAVCGDNAACQHYGVRTCEGCKGFFKRTVQKNAKYVCLAAKSCPVDKRRRNRCQYCRFQKCLAVGMVKEVVRTDGLKGRRGRLPSKPRALPDSFLPGSTLLSAVVRAHIESNPPASRLDYSKFKESPGDPLGDDAQHVRQFYDLLMRSMEVIRSWAQRIPGFSTLPKHDQDLLFYSTFLELFVLRLSYRSNPEEGKLIFCDGSVWHRLQCLRGFGEWIDGIVEFSANLQRMNLDVSTFSCICTLALLTVYKMIKDLLVVVANAKFGTLRAPRAEGAKAGRGAAEQRGQVLKRQRSRRSGWRRPEPLVQPPVQTSGEAARTSHFVHPRPAEDFLPEAGGLGAAAGCDR
- the LOC122827374 gene encoding nuclear receptor subfamily 4 group A member 2-like isoform X2, whose product is MFTKVAQSTTSGRMLLRQEVMPCVQTLCSSSPQGASPASQSAAAECSCDFLTPEFVKFSMDLTNSELSAASSGPAFGNSADGYGAGYDAKPPCVFQMPAVQAELPCVKVEDVHGCPRYQTPLQSSPSSDDLLSSQSSVYYYRAPSPHSFHPPHGHIWEDSGSLYKNALSRFSLFSLKHTPHGTQSFPTCQVKFDVSMNLDAGGGGSHHQQGKALGMGFPRPLQFSHSHHFMEYQSSVGVARGAMSSEGLCAVCGDNAACQHYGVRTCEGCKGFFKRTVQKNAKYVCLAAKSCPVDKRRRNRCQYCRFQKCLAVGMVKEVVRTDGLKGRRGRLPSKPRALPDSFLPGSTLLSAVVRAHIESNPPASRLDYSKFKESPGDPLGDDAQHVRQFYDLLMRSMEVIRSWAQRIPGFSTLPKHDQDLLFYSTFLELFVLRLSYRSNPEEGKLIFCDGSVWHRLQCLRGFGEWIDGIVEFSANLQRMNLDVSTFSCICTLALLTVYKMIKDLLVVVANAKFGTLRAPRAEGAKAGRGAAEQRGQVLKRQRSRRSGWRRPEPLVQPPVQTSGEAARTSHFVHPRPAEDFLPEAGGLGAAAGCDR